Proteins from a genomic interval of Argopecten irradians isolate NY unplaced genomic scaffold, Ai_NY scaffold_0105, whole genome shotgun sequence:
- the LOC138311766 gene encoding uncharacterized protein, producing the protein MTFSRPDSKHAGCPRGPLHIVKRETMKFGEEERQEFESFQQNRHKDVLVIRKPQVFDEGIRKTKQPIKDVIAPVPSKSNRGKPTELTLKRKAVEDVVVELECAPVRKPTKPKAVYNKFRKVESTATSVSGSTVPPADLAITLDSEELEEYAVSETSANVRYEPTKILSKIDTKLATIAVNQSQRVMLNVGGTHFETCPNTLLTEPTSVLARMMDDRGKTVQPYNKESVFTYFLDRDPKHYRTILNYLRNPNSELLLPVTRFHLKELLAECDYLEIDTLVDAVKQQLEEM; encoded by the coding sequence ATGACATTCTCCCGACCAGATTCCAAGCACGCTGGCTGTCCTAGAGGTCCATTGCATATTGTGAAAAGGGAAACTATGAAATTCGGAGAGGAGGAAAGACAAGAGTTTGAGTCCTTCCAACAGAACCGACATAAGGACGTCCTGGTGATTAGGAAGCCTCAAGTTTTCGATGAGGGAATCCGCAAGACTAAGCAACCTATTAAGGATGTCATTGCTCCGGTCCCGTCAAAATCCAACAGAGGAAAGCCGACTGAGCTTACTCTGAAGCGGAAGGCTGTAGAGGACGTGGTGGTCGAACTTGAGTGTGCCCCCGTCAGGAAACCGACCAAACCTAAGGCCGTCTACAACAAGTTCCGTAAAGTGGAGAGTACGGCGACATCAGTGAGTGGCTCCACCGTGCCTCCAGCCGATTTAGCAATAACATTGGACTCAGAGGAATTAGAGGAATATGCCGTTTCTGAAACAAGTGCGAATGTAAGATATGAGCCAACAAAGATCCTCTCAAAGATTGACACCAAATTGGCCACCATCGCAGTCAACCAGAGTCAGAGAGTAATGCTGAACGTGGGAGGGACTCATTTTGAAACATGCCCCAACACCCTCCTCACAGAACCTACATCAGTCTTGGCAAGGATGATGGATGACCGTGGTAAAACGGTTCAACCTTACAATAAGGAGAGTGTGTTCACATATTTTCTGGATAGGGATCCCAAGCATTACAGGACCATTTTAAATTACCTTAGAAATCCCAATAGTGAACTCCTATTGCCCGTCACCCGTTTTCACCTCAAAGAACTTTTGGCCGAGTGTGACTACTTGGAAATTGACACCCTAGTGGACGCTGTAAAGCAGCAGTTAGAGGAAATGTAA